AAAGCTCTTTATCTCTTCCCGCACAACCGAACAAACCCGTCTTTCGCAAGCAATTCAACTTGTGTACTTTACACGATCCTAAACATTCGAAGACAGCCACGTAATCTGTCTTAAATCGTATCCACCTATGCTAAACAAAGTCTTTTTTCCGGGGAAATATATTCAGGGAGCAGGCGCGCTCGACGAGTTGCCTGAGCTTATCCGCTCATTCGGCAAATGCGGCTTGCTGCTCGGGTCGCCGACGGTGCTGGAAACAATCCTTCCGGACAGCGGTCTGGATGTTCAAAGCGGGCTGTTGAATACCGAGCTGTTTCATGGCGAGTGCTCGGCAACCGAGCTGTCGAGACTGGAAAAAGTGATCCGTGAGCGGAAAAGCGACGTGCTGGTGGGTATGGGTGGCGGCAAAACGATCGACGCTGCCAAGGTCGCTGCTGATCGCGCTGGCGTTCCGGTCATCATCGTACCGACCATCGCATCAACCGATGCTCCATGCAGCGGTTGCGCCGTGGTCTATTCCGACGATGGCGCGTTCGAATCGGTCGCGTATCAGAAATCGAATCCGGCGGCGGTGCTGGTGGATCTGAACATTATCGCCAAGGCTCCGGCCCGGTTCCTCGTAGCTGGTATGGGCGACGCACTGGCCACCTGGTTCGAAGCGCGCTCGTGCAGCGCCACCAAATCCCCGAATTCGTGCGGCGGACTCAGCACCCTGACCGGCCTCAGCCTCGCGCAGCTCTGTTACGACACGCTACTCCAGTACGGAAACGCGGCCCGCATCGCAGCTGAACAGCAGGTGATCACGCCCGCACTTGAACACATCGTCGAAGCCAACATCCTTCTGAGCGGTGTGGGATTTGAGAGCGGCGGACTGGCCAGTGCGCATTCGATTCACAACGGACTCACGGCGCTGCCCGAAACGCACCGCTTTTATCACGGCGAAAAGGTGGCGTTTGGCACGCTTGCGGGACTGCACCTCACCGATGCAGATCCGGCTGAAATCGAGACAGTGTACAGCTTCTGCGAACAGGTCGGCCTACCGACCACGCTTGCCGACATCGGCCTCGAAAACGCCGACCCTGCGAAACTGATGCCGGCTGCCGAAAAAGCCTGTGCTCCGAGCGAATGCATCCACAACGAAGCCGGAACAGTCACGCCAAACAAAGTGCTGCACGCCATGCTTGCCGCCGACGCTTACGGCCAGCAGCGCAGGCGAAAGGTCTGATTCCCCCTCGCCGAAAGCCGCAGCTTTTGACTTATCCCGGCGGATTCGCTACTATTCTTACACGGCCTGACCTTTCAAGCCAACCGGGCAGACCAGCCCTCTGTGCCTCCAAAAGAGATCGATCTGCCCAACAGAAGCGGGAGAATCGTGACCGAGCAAGTAACAAAGCCGGAACATTCGGGAATCGTCACTTCGATCCGCGGAAGCGTGGTCGATATGCGCTTCGATGAGCTTCTGCCGTCGATCTACTCGGTCGTCAAAACCGGGCGAGAGATGGAGGTGGTTATCGAGATTCTCATGCAGCTTGACCGTCGCCACGTGCGAGGTATCGCCCTGACGCCGACCGAGGGCCTCTGCCGCGGCATGAAAGCCCTGAACACCGGCGCACCGCTCAAAGCTCCCGTCGGCAAAGGGACGCTGTCCCGCATGTTCGACGTCTTCGGCAACGCCATCGACCGGGGCGGCCCGCTCTCCAACGTCACCTGGCGCTCGGTGCACGGCGCGCCTCCCCCGCTCTCCCGACGCTCGACGAAAGCCGAGGTGTTCCAGACCGGCATCAAGATCATCGACCTGCTCGTGCCCCTCGAACGCGGCGGCAAGGCCGGACTGTTCGGCGGCGCGGGCGTCGGCAAGACCGTGCTGCTGACCGAGATGATCCACAACATGGTGAGCACGGAGAGCGGCGTGAGCATCTTCTGCGGCATCGGCGAGCGGTGCCGCGAGGGCGAGGAGCTCTATCGCGACATGAGCGAGGCGGGCGTGCTCGACAACATGGTGATGGTGTTCGGCCAGATGAACGAACCGCCCGGAAGCCGCTTCCGCGTTGGCCTTGCCGCGCTGACGATGGCCGAGTACTTTCGGGACGACCTGCATCAGGATGTGCTGCTGCTCATCGATAACATCTTCCGCTTCATCCAGGCCGGTTCGGAAATTTCCGGCATGACCGGCCAGATGCCCTCCCGACTCGGCTACCAGCCGACCATCGGCACCGAACTCTCCGCCCTCGAAGAGCGCATCGCCAACACCGGCACGGGCGCGATCACCTCGATTCAGGCGGTCTATGTGCCCGCCGACGACTTCACCGACCCGGCAGCGGTGCACACCTTTTCGCACCTCTCGGCCTCGCTGGTGCTGTCGCGCAAACGGGCGGGAGAAGGGTTCTACCCGGCGGTCGATCCGCTCTCGTCCGGCTCGAAGATGGCCGGCGAGAGCATCGTTGGTCGCCGCCACTACGATCTGGCGCGCGAAGTGCGGCGGGTACTCGCGCAGTACGCCGAGCTGAAGGACATCATCGCCATGCTCGGCCTTGAACAGCTCTCGGCGGAGGATCGTCGCCTTGTCGGACGGGCTCGACGGCTCGAACGATTCTTCACCCAGCCATTTTTCACGACCGAACAGTTTTCCGGGCTCAAAGGCAAAAGTGTGCCGATTACCGATACCATCGACGGCTGCGAACGCATCCTGCGCGACGAGTTCGAGAACTACCCGGAACGGGCGCTCTATATGATCGGCTCCATCGCGGAAGCTCAAGAGAAAGTCGAGATCGAAAAGAACGAGACCGCCAAGCAGCCAGAAGCGGGAACAATGACTCAAGGGTCAGCAACAGTCAAACCGGAAGGAGGAAACTGAAATGCTTGCCGACTCGATGCATCTGAAAATCCTGCTGCCGTACAAGGTGTTCGCCGTAAAAGAGAATGTGGTGGACATCGTGGCCGAAACGGAGAAGGGCTCCTACGGCGTTCTGCCGAACCGGCTCGACTGCATCGCGCCGCTTGTGCCGGGCATTCTGATGTATAAGACTGCCAACGAAGGAGAAACCTTCGTTGCGGTCGATCAGGGCATTCTCGTCAAAACCGGCCCCGAGGTCGTCGTATCGGTGCGTCACGCCATTGGCGGTGTCGATCTCGGCCAGCTCGAATCGGCGGTGAAGCAGCAGTTTCTCGATCTCGATGAGCGGGAACGCAGCGTGCGCGGTACGATGGCCAAGCTGGAGAGCAGCTTCATCCGGCGCTACATGGAGCTGAAGCATGAATGAACGCGAGCACGGCAAACTGTCGGCAGACGAAAAGCCGCTTGAAAAGCGCGTCGGCGACAGTGAACTGCGCAAAATCATGGCGCGGAAAAACGCGAACCGGAGCATCTGGGAGGGATTCGCTATGTTCGGCATCATCGGCTGGGCGGTGGCGATTCCGACGCTCGTCGGCGTGGCGGTCGGCGTCTGGCTCGACCGGCACTACCCGTCGCCTCACTCCTGGACGCTGACCATGATCGTCATCGGCGTAGTGATCGGCTGCCTGAACGCCTGGCACTGGGTCTCGGAGGAAAACCGGAATATCGACAAGGAGGAGTGACATGACAACGAATCTTCTGGCAATACTCGGCGGCTTCGCGCTGGGATTGTTCTACTTCGGCGGACTCTGGCTGACGGTCAGGAAGGGACTCTTCTCGCCGCACCCGGCGCTGCTGTTCCTGACAAGCTCGCTGCTGCGCACGGCGGGCGTGATCGGCGGATTCCTCCTCATTTCGGCGGGCGATCCGGTGCGTCTGCTGCTGGCTGTCGGCGGATTCGTGGCGGCAAAAGTGACGAGCATCGTCCTCGGACGCCGCGACGGCGCGTCGGAACATCGCGGCAAAAAGGAGACACCATGCATCTGAGCAGCGACGAGGTCGTCCTCTGGCAGTCGGGTTTTCTGAAGCTCAACCTGACCATCGTCACCACCTGGGCGGTGATGCTGCTGCTCGCGGGCGGTTCGTGGCTCATCACGCGGCGGCTCTCGACCGGCATCACGATTTCGCGCTGGCAGAGCGTGCTGGAGATCATCGTTACGATGGCGCGTCGGCAGATCGGCGAGGTCGGCCTGCAAAAGCCTGAAAAGTACCTCCCCTTCATCGCAACGCTCTTCCTCTTCATCGCCACGGCGAACCTCTGCACGGTCATTCCCGGCTACGAACCGCCGACCGGTTCGCTCTCCACCACGGCGGCGCTCGCGCTCTCGGTCTTCATCGCGGTGCCGCTCTTCGGAATCGCGGAGAGCGGCCTCGTGGGCTACCTGAAAACCTACGCCGAACCGACGCCCATCATGCTCCCCTTCAACATCGTCGGCGAGCTGACCCGCACGATGGCGCTTGCCGTGCGTCTGTTCGGCAACATGATGAGTGGCGACATGATTCTCGTCATTCTGCTGACGATTTCACCGCTCGTCTTTCCGGTGCTGATGAACATCCTCGGCCTCTTGACCGGCATGGTGCAGGCCTACATTTTCAGCATCCTGGCCACGGTCTATATCGCCGCCGCAACCAGAACGCGCGAAAAATCAACAAGTTAACCAAACGAGAAACCATCATGGATACGCTCACCATCATCGCGATTGTCTCCATCGCCACCGCGGGACTGTCGATCGGCATCGGCGTCATTGGCCCGGCACTCGGCCAGGGACGGGCCGTTTCGTCCGCCCTCACGGCGCTCGCCCAGCAGCCTGACGCCGCCTCCACCATCACCCGCACGCTCTTTGTCGGACTGGCCATGATCGAATCGATCGCGATCTACTGCTTCGTGATTTCGATCATCCTGATCTTCGCCAATCCGTTTTGGAACCACGCAATTGCTCAAGTTGGAGGCCACTAATGCTGATCGACTGGTTCACGGTTGTAGCGCAGCTCGTCAATTTTCTGATCCTGATCTGGCTGCTGAAGCGCTTTCTCTACCAGCCGGTGCTGAAAGCGCTCGACGAGCGGGAAATAAAGATCGCCACCGAGCTTGAACACGCCGCGAGCGTCGAAGCCGAGGCCTCTCGCGAGAAGGCCGAGTGGCAGAAGAAGAACGACGAGTTTGCGCAGCAGCGCCAGCAGATGATGAAACAGGCAACGGACGAGGCCACGACCCGGCGCAGCGAGCTGCTCGACGAGGCGCGACAGGAATACGACGCGCTTCATTCGAGACTGCTCGAAACCCTGAAGCGCGAAGAAGCCGAGCGGCAGGAGGAGGCCGAACGGCGAGTAAGCGACGAAATCTTTTCGGTGGCCGGAAAGCTGCTGACCGAGCTCGCCGACGAGTCGCTCGAATCGCGGATTATCGACAAGTTCTGCCGCAAGCTCGAAGCGGGCGGCCCGGAGATTGCCGGACAACTCGAAGGACAAAACGGCGCAGCGAAGCAGGCCATCGTGCGCAGCACCTTCCCGCTCACGCCGGAGCAGCGTGAAAAGGTGAGCGGCACGATAACGACGTTGCTCGGCGTGGAGACTCCCCTTTCATTCGAGCAATCGGATAAAGCCGGATGCGGCATCGAGCTGTGCGTGGATGGCTTGTGCATTTCGTGGCACTTCCAGGCGGCGCTAGACGCGCTGAAGCGAGCCGCCGACGAGTACCGTGATCGTGAAACGGATAACGGAGCGGCGGATGCCAGATAAAAGCGGACATCCTCTGGACAAGGCACTCGACAGTGTCCGGCAGGCACGCGAAGGGTGGTCGGCTGATCTGGCGCTCGTCGAGGAGGGCGTCGTGCGGACAGTGCTGAACGGCATCGTCAAGGTTGACGGCCTGCCGGGCGTCGGCTACGAGGAGCTGGTGCGATTTCACGAAAACCTTTACGGCATCGCCTTCAACATCGATCCCGGCGAGGTGGGCGTGGTGCTGCTCGGCGACTACGCCCGACTCAGAACTGGCGACAGGGCGTGGCGCACGGGCCGCGTTACCGACGTGCCGGTCGGCGAGCAGCTCATCGGGCGCGTGATCGATCCGCTCGGCCAGCCGCTCGACGAACTCGGCCCAGTCAAAACCACCAAGCGGTGGCCGATCGAGCGCCCCGCCCCGCCCATCATGGATCGCGATCCGGTGACCGTGCCGCTGCAAACCGGCATCAAGGTGATCGACGCCATCGTGCCGGTCGGGCGGGGCCAGCGCGAGTTGATCCTCGGCGACCGGCAGACCGGCAAAACCTCTGTGGCGCTCTCGGCGATGATCAACCAGCGCCAGAACGAGGTGCTATGCATCTACTGCGCCATTGGTCAGAAAGCGGCTTCCGTCGCCAAGGCGGTCGCGGTCTTGCGCGACCACGGCGCAATGGAGCACACCATCGTGCTGGTCACCGAAGGCAACGACCCGCCCGGCCTGCAATACATCGCGCCGTACGCCGCCACCAGCATCGCCGAATATTTCATGCAGCAGGGGCGCGACGTGCTGATTGTTTACGACGATTTGACGAATCACGCCCGCGCCTACCGCGAGCTGTCGCTGCTGCTCAAGCGCCCGCCCGGACGCGAGGCTTTTCCGGGCGACATCTTCTACATCCACTCTCGGCTTCTGGAACGTGCCACGCACCTGCGCCGCGAACTCGGCGGCGGCTCCTTGACCGCTCTGCCGATCATCGAAACCGAGGCGCAGAACATCTCGGCCTACATCCCGACCAACCTGATCTCGATCACCGATGGCCAGCTCTATCTTTCGCCGACGCTTTTCGAGCTTGGCATTCTGCCCGCCGTTGACATCGGCAAATCGGTCTCGCGCGTTGGTGGCAAGGCGCAACTCGCGGCCTACCGCGCGGTCACCGGCAGCCTCAAGCTCGCCTACGCGCAGTTCGAGGAGCTGGAAAACTTCGCCCGTTTCGGCACGCGGCTGGACGAAGCGAGCCGCAACATCATCGAGCACGGCCAGCGCATCCGCGAGTGCTTCAAGCAGGACGAATTCGACGTCCTCTCGCTGCCCGAGCAGATGCTCATTCTGCTGGCGCTGACCGAAGGGAGCTTCGAGCGGATCGGGCTTGAGGCGATACGCGAGGCGATGGACAAGGTGCAGGCATCGGCATCGGAATTACCGGAGGAGCTGGTGGCGCGAATTCTCTCCGGCAAGGAGCTTGCCGACGACGACCGTCTTTTCATGCTCGAAATCGCGAACCGGGCGCTCGAACAGTTCGGAAAAAGCTCATGAGCGAATCGATTGAACTTCTGCGCAGCAAAATCGCGCACGCGGGCACACTCGGCTCGGTGGTTCGGACGATGAAAACGCTCGCCGCAGTCAACATCCGCCAGTACGAAGAGGCCGTCCGGGCACTCGGCGACTACTACCGCACCATCGAACTCGGTCTGTTCGGCAGCCTGCACCTCACCGAAAACGGCCACTCGGCATTCCGGCGCCAGCACAGCCGGAAGGTGCTCGTCATCGCCATCATTTTCGGCTCCGACCAGGGGCTGGTCGGCCAGTTCAACGACCTCATCGCCGACACGGTGAAGCAAGAAATCGCAACCATCTCCGGAGAGATTACCGTTATTCCGGTCGGCGAGCGCGTGCAGACGAGGCTCGAAGACGCAGGCGTCCACACCAGCACGCTCTTCGCTCTGCCGAACTCGGTCAACGCCATAACCCCGCTCGTCGGCGACCTGCTCACCGAGGTCGAGCGGCTGCGCGAAAAGGCACCGGCCATCGAACTCCGGCTCTTCTACAACAGCCCGGTCAGCGGCGAACAGTACCAGGCAGTCTCGATGCACCTCTTGCCGTTTGACGAAGAGTGGGAAAAGCAGGTTAAAAGCCATGTCAGAAAATGGCCGACCAGTTCGCCACCGGAAATACTGAACGGCGTGCGCACCGTGCAGTGGGCGCTGGTTCGGGAGTACCTCTTCGTCTCGCTCTTCCGTGCCTGCGCCGAATCGCTCGCTGCCGAAAACGCCAGCCGCCTTTCGGCCATGCAGCGAGCCGAAAAAAACATCGACGACATGCTCGAAGAGCTCGGCCAGCGCTACAACGAACGCCGTCAGGCGGAGATCGACGAAGAGCTGTTTGACGTCGTTTCCGGCTTTCAGTCGCTTGGCGAGAACAAATAACAGCAATGGGTTAACGCTCATTGAGCATGCGCACCGCCCCGATCTGAAAATATCCGGCAGGTTTTCCCGATAAACATGCTAAATTCTGCCCTTTGCGCACTATGAATACATTGCCCTGACTTTTTCACCCATCACATCTTCCATGCAGTTTTCCGCACTCGGCCTTATCGATCCGCTCCTCAAAGCTCTTGACGAAGAGGGCTACAGCTCCCCCACCCCCATTCAGGCCGAAGCGATTCCGCTACTGCTCGAAGGTCACGACCTGCTTGGCTGCGCCCAGACCGGCACCGGCAAAACCGCTGCGTTCGCACTTCCGATTCTGCAACTGCTGCATCAGGATCAGGAGCACGGACGCAAGCGCAAAATCCGGTGCCTGGTGCTGACGCCGACGCGAGAACTTGCCCTGCAGATCGGCGAGAGCTTCGAGGCTTACGGTCGCCATACCGGACTAAAAAGCACCGTGATCTTCGGCGGCGTGAACCAGAACCCGCAGACAAGAACGCTTGCAGGCGGCGTGGATATTCTGGTCGCCACGCCGGGCCGACTGCTCGACCTGATGGGACAGGAGCATCTGCACTTGCGCGACATCGAATATTTCGTGCTCGACGAGGCCGACCGGATGCTCGACATGGGCTTTATCCACGATGTAAAAAAAGTGCTTGCTGCACTGCCAAAGAAAAAGCAGTCGCTCTTCTTTTCGGCGACCATGCCCCCGGCCATCGTCAATCTGGCCGCATCGATTCTGCACCAGCCGAAAAAGGTGACCGTCACGCCGGTTTCATCGACTGCTGAAATCATCAACCAGCACATCCTGTTCGTTGACCGCGAGAACAAAAACAGCCTTCTCGAACATCTGCTGCAAAACCGCGACATCTCGTCAGTTCTTGCATTCACCCGCACCAAACACGGCGCCGACAAGGTCGCGAAATTCCTGACACGTAAAAACATCAAAGCCGAAGCTATCCACGGCAACAAATCGCAAAACGCCCGCCAGCGAGCGCTCGGCAACTTCAAAAGCGGCGAAACCCGTGTGCTGGTCGCCACCGACATCGCGGCCAGAGGCATCGACGTGGACGACCTCGAATACGTCATCAACATCGACCTGCCCAACGTAGCCGAAACCTACGTCCACCGCATCGGCCGCACAGGCCGGGCTGGCAACCGCGGCACGGCCTACTCCTTCTGCAACGCCGAAGAGAAAGAGTACCTGCGCGACATCGAAAAACTGATCGACAAATCGATTACGGTTATCGACAACCATCCGTATCCGATGATGAACTTCGAGGTGGAAGCGCCGAAGCCTATAGTATCGAAGAAAGGCAATGGAGGTCAGCAAAAACCGAAGGAGAAGGAGAAGAAAGCAAAGCAGGACTCAGCTACGAAAAGCTCAGGGCGCAAAAGAAGATACTTTGGGAAACGGGGCTGAACTGAAACGATTTCAGTATCACACAAAATCGGGCCCAAAAAGCAGATTAAGATAATAAGCGATGCCTTTTGTGGTCCGATTTTGTGTGAAAAGCCAGACGTTTTATTCTGGAGAATATACCTTTAACGTATAATCTCCATTGGAGAAACGAACAACTACTGTATCGCCACTTTTAGCATTTATTTCAAGATGCTTATCAGATTTTTCAGGCATGTTTACTTTGCATGAGATTTTATGGTCGTCCTCATCACACTTACCACCGACACCCCATTCAAATATATCGCTTTGTTCGCATTCAAGGTGATTTGAATGTTTGAAATGGCTTGGCAAATGCAATTCAAAAACCACTTCTTTTGACTTGCCATTATCTTCAATTTCATTGATTACTTTAATAGCCATGAGGTCCTCCAAAAATATTTTCGATTGAAAAGAGTAGAAATTCACTAATCATTAAGCTTTATCTAAAAAATTTTGATCCTCCTTTTTATTGTCGTTCTTGTGCCATAAAAGAGCTCATATACTTTCTATATAAAACACCAGATTCTTAATTTGATTTAAAACAAAAAAGCATAGAGACAACCAAAACTTTATAACTAATCTTATTTAAAAAAAATTAGCCGCCTTAAAGCGCTGCTTTTTGAGCGTTATCATAACAGCCATTATAACACAACTCATGCTGCTTAAAGGCTCTAAACGGTTTTGTTGATAAAGTTAGAAGGTGAGTGCAGAAAATAAAGACTCTACGATCTGCTTATTCAAAACTTTTTGCACCCAAAAATGAGAAAACAAACAATCTAACCCTACATTTCATGCCATAATTTTTTGGAAAAATAAATAATGCTTATAGATAGGAAAAAGCATATTGGACCCACAAAAAACACTACTTTTTCTTGAAAAGATGAATGTCACCTTGAACTTATAACAATGCGCTGCTTGAACTATACTTAGGGGTAGTTGATGTATGTGCAAGGTGTATATCTGTTTTCAACATACAAAAACAAGAACACAAAATCCAACATTTTTCCCTTAAAATGCCCACAATAAAAAAACCGGGAGCCTGCTTTGCAGCAAACTCCCGGCTGGAAGAATTCTTCGGATATGTGGATGTAGCTTTTATCCCACCTCTTTACCGGCCATAACGAGGGTCGGCGGTGCACCGAGGTGCTTACCGGCAAGCAGAACGTTCCAGTAGAGCGCCTCGAAGCCGAGTTTGCCGTACCAGTTCATCTTGGTCTCTTTGAGGAGGGTGAATGGGCCGAGCTTCGGCATCGGGAATTTGCCCGGCAGCGGCTCGATTTTGTAGTTGAAGTCGATCAGCGACGAAGAGCCTTTTGAATAGACGATGAAGCAGGTCGAGTGGCCGTCGAAAATCTCTTCCGGCTTCGCGCCGTAAATTTCCGCCATGATGTTGAACACCACGACGTCCGCCTCATAGTGCGCAACCGAACCGGCTTTGGAGGTCGGCACGTTGGTGGCATCGCCAATCACATACACCCCATCGTGCTTCAGCGCCTTCAGAGTATTGTGGTGCGTCGGCACAAAGCCAAGGCCATCGTCCATTTTCGAGTTGGTGATAACCGGGTCGCCGCTGGTTGTCGGTACGGTAACAAGCAGATCGTAATTGACCTTGTCGCCCTGCACTGACTCAATAAACTTCTCCTTACCATCCACACGGTTCAGTTCAAAACCGGGAGTGATCTTGATATTCTTTTGTTTTGCAGCCTCAGTAAAGACAGCCGTAGCTTTCGGTTTGGTGAACGCACCCGGCAGAGGCGTCACAAGCTCGATCTCGGTTTTATTCCTGATGCCCTTGCTTTTGGTGTACCAGTCTGCCAGAAAAACAAACTCGATCGGCGCAACCGGGCATTTGATCGGCATTTCGGCGATATTCATCACAATCTTGCCGCCTTGGAACTCATTGAGCTTCTGGCGGAGCATGTCAGCCATTTCGAGGTAGTAGAAGGTGAAAACATTCTTACCCCACGCATCCATCATACCGTCGTTTTCCTCGGGGTTAATACGGCAACCGGTGCTGATGACGAGAAAGTCGTAGTCGAACTGGTGATTGCGGGTCTTGACCTGCTTTTTGTCGGGATCGATATGGGTGATTTCATCGATCACGAAATTGATACCCGCGGTGATGTACTTTTTCCTCGACTTGGTCAAGGTGCTGGATTTCTGGATGCCGAACGGGACGAACAGCAGTCCAGGCTGATAAACGTGGTTGTCATCGCGATCGATAACGGTAATTTCCCAATCTGCCGGCAGATGGCGCCTCAGATTGTTCGACACGATCGTACCGGCGGTACCCGCCCCCAAAACGACGATTTTTTTTGACATACTCCAGCCTCCAGCGCTGTTCAGTTGTTGTTGAAATAGAAAATTCAATAAAGCGAAGCCGTAAACAATTGTTACGACCCAGGCACGCACAAACACCAATCCGCGACGTTCGCTGTGTCGCCAGACTCAACTATATAACCATATCGTTGAACAATTAGATAAATATATTAAACCATAAGCATAATTACAAGCAACGAATCAGCTATAAAGCCTTGTAAGGCAAGATTTTTTCAGAGAAAGCCTGAAAAGTTCCGTGAGAATCGCAGTTTTCATCAATTTTCAGATCAGGCTCCCCTGCCACCATCTGCTTTTCAGGCTTTGAAGCTCCGATCGGATGTGAATGAGAAGATGGAAAAATGCGATGGAAGCACAACTAAAAGGCGAAACTGAAGGATCGGTAAGCAGAAGACTTAAAGGCCGTTATGATGATCCGGAATTGAAACCTTGTCGGGCTGAACAAACGGCTGAAAACAAACAAGCCACCAGAAGTTGCTCAGGCTCCTGATGGCTTGGCTATGAAAAAATGCTCCGAGGAAAATCCCCCGGGTGAAATCACTTTGCGGGCTTCGTGCTGATTGCTTTGAGAATCAGAGATTCGAAATCCTCT
This portion of the Chlorobaculum parvum NCIB 8327 genome encodes:
- the sqr gene encoding type III sulfide quinone reductase, selenoprotein subtype — encoded protein: MSKKIVVLGAGTAGTIVSNNLRRHLPADWEITVIDRDDNHVYQPGLLFVPFGIQKSSTLTKSRKKYITAGINFVIDEITHIDPDKKQVKTRNHQFDYDFLVISTGCRINPEENDGMMDAWGKNVFTFYYLEMADMLRQKLNEFQGGKIVMNIAEMPIKCPVAPIEFVFLADWYTKSKGIRNKTEIELVTPLPGAFTKPKATAVFTEAAKQKNIKITPGFELNRVDGKEKFIESVQGDKVNYDLLVTVPTTSGDPVITNSKMDDGLGFVPTHHNTLKALKHDGVYVIGDATNVPTSKAGSVAHYEADVVVFNIMAEIYGAKPEEIFDGHSTCFIVYSKGSSSLIDFNYKIEPLPGKFPMPKLGPFTLLKETKMNWYGKLGFEALYWNVLLAGKHLGAPPTLVMAGKEVG